Below is a genomic region from Desulfobacter sp..
CTCAGCCGCCTTTTTCAAGTGCTGTGGCGCGGCCCGTCAGTTCAACCGTTATTTTTATAGCAAAAAAGGGCAGTCCCATGTTATTCGATGTATGTAACTACAATACGGGTTTTATGGAATGGAGAAACAAGTTTGACTGAAAACAAACAAATCGAAATCTATCAAAGCGAAGATGGCCAGACGCAAATTCAGGTCCGCCTTGAAAAAGAAACCATCTGGCTTTCACAGGCTCAGATGGCAGAACTCTTCGATAAAAATTCCGATACAATCGGCCTGCATTTAAAAAATATTTATAAATCCGGCGAATTGGAACAACCGGCAACGACCGAGGAATCCTCGGTAGTTCGTCAGGAAGGCAAACGTCAGGTTCGCAGGAAAATTAAGTTTTACAATCTTGATGCCATAATTTCGGTTGGTTACAGGGTTAATTCAAAAAAAGGGACTCGATTCAGAATATGGGCCACTCAGCGCCTGAAAGAATACCTTGTCAAGGGGTACAGCATCAATCAACAGCGTTTCAAACAGAATGCTGTTGAACTTCAACATGCAATGGCATTAATTCAGAAAGCTGCTCAATCGCCCTCTATGAAGACAGATATGGGACGAGGTCTTGTTGATATCCTCAGTCGATACACTCAGACCTTTCTATGGCTGCAACAGTATGATGAAGGATTGCTTAAAGAACCGGAAGGTCAAACTGGTGGCAAACTTGTGAACCCTGAAGATGCAATGGACTCGCTCTTAGAACTGAAAAAGCAACTAAAAGCCAAGGGGAAAGCTTCGGATTTATTCGCAAATCCATCTCACAGGGACAGTCTTGGCGCTATATTCGGAAACCTTGACCAAAGTGTATTTGGTCAACCAGCTTATCCGACAATTGAAAGTAAGGCTGCTCATCTACTTTATTTTGTGGTTAAAAATCACCCTTTTACTGATGGAAACAAACGGAGTGGTGCTTTTTTACTTGTAGATTTTTTACATCGAAATGGTCGTCTATTGTCCGATGCCGGGCAACCAGTGATTAATGACACTGGGCTTGCGGCACTCACATTATTGGTCGCAGAATCTGATCCAAAACAGAAAGACACATTAATCAAATTGATAATGAATCTCCTTTGTCAAAACCAACAAATCAAATGAAGCGGATAATACGGGAATGTTCAGAATTCTGTGTCACGGTTTCGGTTCCCGGATCTGTCTCGGCACCAGCGGAAGTAAAAGCCAGGTCCGAGAATGGGCCTTCAATCTGCCACGTCGGAGGAGTTGGCTTTTGCTGGAGCGGAGTTCCTGGAACCATCTTTTCCATCTGTAAATAAATCCCTATCAAATTCCCAGCTCTTTATCCAGCCGGCCTTCAAAGAAAATTGCCAACTGGGAAATTGTCAGTGACCAGTTTTGAACCGGCATTGTCCATTTCTTACTGGCGTTCTGGATCCCCATGTAAAGCAGCTTTAACAGGCTGTCCTGGTTAGGAAACGATCCCTTTGTTTTGGTCAGTTTTCGAAACTGTCGATGCACAGCCTCAATGGTATTTGTGGTGTATATTATCCGTCGGATCTCTTCTGGATATTTAAAGAAATGACTGAGGCGCTCCCAGTTGTTCCGCCAGGATTTTATCACAATCGGGTATTTGTCATTCCATTTGTTTTCCAAAATATCCAGTTCTTCTTCGGCCAGATCCTTATTAACCGCTTTATAAACACGTTTTAGATCTGCCATAAATTCCTTTTTATTTTTGGAACCAACGTATTTCAATGAATTTCGGATCTGGTGGACTACGCAGAGTTGAACTTCTGTGTCCGGGAATATGGTCTCAATGGCCTCGGGAAAACCTTTCAGACCATCAACACAGGCAATTAGGATATCTTTTACCCCTCGGTTTGAAAGGTCTGTTAACACCTGCAGCCAGAAGTTCGCACCCTCATTCTCGGATATGTACAGCCCAAGAACCTCTTTGCGGCCCTCGATATTCACCCCAAGAATTGTGTAAACGGCTTTGCTGCCGACCTTTCCGTTTTCTCGTACTTTATAATGTATGGCATCAAGCCATACGATTGGGTACACATTTTCCAACGGCCTGGCCTGCCATTCTTTAACAGTATGAATGATTTTATCGGTAATGGTGCTCAGAGTGGCATTTGAAATCTCAAGTCCATAGATTTCCTGTAAATGGGAAGCCATATCATTATAACTCATGCCCAGGCCGTAAAGGGCTATTATCTTTCTTTCAATTTCATCGCTGAGCGTTGTCTGATGTTTTTTGACGATCTGTGGAGAGAAGGTTCCGGCCCTGTCACGCGGGGTTTTTAGCTCAAATTTACCATCCAGGGATTTAATGGTCTTTTTGCTTTTTCCATTACGGCGGTTGGCAGAAACTTCCTGCCCGAGATGGGACTCCAACTCTCCTTCAAGAGCAGCTTCAGCAAGATTTTTGATTAATGATGTAAGGACGCCGCCCTTACCTGTGAAGGGTTTACCTTCCTGGATGCCTTTAAGGGCTTTTTGAAAATCAAATTCGGTGTTTTCTTCGGTCATGTCAGTTCTCCTTATTTAGCTGAGTATATCAGCTTTCATTCAACTGACACAGAATTTTGAACGCCCTCGATAATACCGCTTATTTGGGTAATTCACCTGGACATGCGTGGGCTGGCCAAAAAAAATCAGGATAATGCCATAAGCTGTTGTGTGCTTTGGATAGGTAAGGTCAACCCTGTTTTGATACGATCAACCGGATTTTTTCAGACAAGGATAAGATGTTTCAGGCTAAATTTTTAACCTGCCTTAAAAGCTGTTTGATCTTTGCCGCCTTGGGGCCCACTTTGGCCTGTTTTGCATGATTTGCTGAGCCGGGCAGGCAGACCGGGGAGTTGTTAAAATGATCAATGGGGATACTATGAGGATAGATTTTTTTTATTCACGGCTGTGATAAACGGCCATCAAGATCAGGTTTAGAAAATCTGCATGAATTGTTTTTGATCCATGGTTCGGATCTGATCGGCCAGCTCTGCAAGCTCCTTGTAGTTGTTTTTCTTTTCCTGGTCAGGATAGCGGATATTATATTGTCTGAACCGCCAGAAGGCCGCTGAGACTGCGGCATAGATCATAAAAATTTTGTATTGGTTTTTTTCTTTTCGTCCCAGAGGCAAGGTGGTCTGGTAGCCTTTGAGCATCCAGGCCACCTTGTCCATGTCAAAGCCCTGGCTGTCGGCGCAGCAGCCCACGGCTGTCATGCCCAGGTCAAAGAGAAAATAGTATTGGCAGGCCTCTTCAAAATCCAGAATCGCCGTAAGCCTTTCCCTGTCAAAGAGCAAATTGTCCCAGAAGATATCCCCGTGGATAAATCCTTTGGCCATGGAGGGATCCAATTGGGTTTGAATATATTGGGTTCATCAGAAAATCGCGTACCTGGACTGAGAAACATCACTGGGAAGGCAATAACACAGTAAGGATTTTTATGCTTGAAATGATGGTGTGAACATGATCATGTTCTAATTTTTTTGTGTTATTCGCACAAAATCGGAGAATGAATTAATGTCCACAAGCTTCATATACCATGCCTTTGGCCTTCGTGACTACTTTTATAAAACAACACGTTTCATCGGTGGAATAATCACTTTTGAACTCATACCAAAACCGGAGGCGGTAAAATGCCCGGAATGTAATTCCAGGTCCGTCACCAGGAAAGGGATTGTGACAAGAGATCTCAGAACAATACCGGTAGGTTCAAAACCCGTGATTCTCAGGACGGCTATCCAGAGAATTTGGTGTTCGTTCTGTCAATTTGTCCGGCAAATCAAACTATCCTTTGCCCAGGAGGGGAAAAGCTATACCCGGGCTTTTGAACGGTATGTCTTGGAGTTGTCTCAGTTCATGACAATCAAAGATATTGCCATCCATTTAAGGATCAGCTGGGATACGATAAAGCAGATCCAGAAAGAAGACCTGCTGAGGCGTTATCGAAATATCCCCCTTGAGAAAGTCCGGCAGATTGCCATAGATGAAATTTCCATAGGGAAAGGGCATAAATACTTGACCATCGTGATGGATCTGGAATCCGGTAGAATTCTGCACGTGGGAGAAGGAAAAGGTGGTGAAGCTTTGAAATCTTTTTGGACAAAAGTGAAAATATCGAAAGCAAAAATCAAAGCCGTCAGCATCGATATGTCCCCGGCATACTTGAGTGCTGTTATTGAAAATCTTTCTGGTTCAGCAATTGTCTTTGACAGATTTCATGTTGTTAAATTGTTCAATGAGAAACTGTCGGATTTCAGGCGAAAGCTCTACAACCTTCTTGCCAATACCGGGCAACAAAAACTTCTGAAGGGAGTCCGGTGGCTTTTGTTAAAAAATCCCGAAAACCTCAGTGATGACAAGAAGGAGGCCCAACGGTTAGAAGAAGCATTGAAAATAAATCAGCCGCTATTGGTAGTCTACTACATGAAAGAGGAACTCAGGCAAATATGGAATCAAAAGAAAAAAGAAACAGCTGAAAAGATAGTCAGCAATTGGATCAATCTGGCCAATATTTCCAAAATTCCAATGTTGATGAAATTTGCCAAGACCTTGGCTGTGCACAGGCAAAGAATCCTTTCATACTATGATTACAGGATATCTACAGGTCCTTTAGAAGGGACAAATAACAAGATAAAAACCATGAAACGGAAAGCTTATGGATACAGGGATTCGGAGTTTTTCAGGTTGAAACTTTTGGACCTTCACAATAAAAGGTACGCATTAATCGGATGAACCATATATTGCTTGTACGCCTTGAGCCAGGGAATAAAGGGATGGGAGATCTCTTTTTTGACGAGTTTTTCAAAATTTGAAACACCGTAGGGAAAGGCCTTGGGCAGGTATTCAGGGGGCGTTATCCTGTGAATTTCGGCCATGGCCTGCCCGATTTCTTTGACCATGGAACAGGTCAGCCGGGAAATGATCTGGCCGGGCAGAAACTCTTTAATATATACGGGTTTATCTTTAAAATGGATAAAGCCTTTTCCTGTCCGGGCGGGGATCAGCCGGGTTGAGGCAATCCCTTGGATTTCCAGGAGGGTCAATACCTTTGTCAGGCAATGGATCTCTTTGTCTGTTTTTTCATCTCAGACCGAGAGGGTGAATTCTCCCTTTGGAGTGGTGATTTTATAACTGGAATTGGCCTGCCCGCCTTCCAGGGCCCGGGCGTTTTCCAGGGGGCCGAGATCATAGAAGGCAAGAAGGGATTCAAGATCTTTTTGATTCAGACAGGTGTAATCAGCCATGGCTGCCTTTATTTTGATCTGTCATGATCCGGATCAGTTCTGATTCAAGATCCTCAAGTTTACATATCCTTAATTTTCTGATCGATTTGGCATTTTGAGTCAGTGATGTCCGGTTAGGTTTTTACTTGCTCAATAATTTTTTGATCTTTGACAATATTGTCCCTGTTTGAACTATGAGAGCCCTGCTCCTCGCAGCCAAACAGGTCATTTAGAATGGCGGTTCGCAGCTGCCGAACTCTTTTGATCGTGACCTTTTCATTAAACTGTTTTTGGCAATGGATTGCCAGTAACAGGTAAGTGATAAGGCCGCCAAGAATCTGAACCATAAGGCCGTATTCACTGCGGGCAATGAGATGATATACCTTCAGATGTTCTTTCCACCATTTGAAAAAATCCTCAATGGTCCACCGGAGTTTATAAATTGTTGCTATTTGTTCCGCTGTTAAATCATGCCTGTCAGTTGCCACATAGTATTTGACGCCAGCAATTTTATAGCCAACAACCCGAACAGGCCTTTTCGTCTGGTTTTGATTCGGAGTACCAAGTTTAACCAGTGCATCATAAAAAATGTAGCTGTCGGAAGGGGTCTCGTGGTTATCAATAATTGTTCTTGTTGTCCTGGTTTTTATACGGCAGACAAAATGTTTGCCTTGCTCCTGAAGCAGGTCAAATTCTTTATGGGATTGATATCCACGATCCATAACACCTGTTTGCCCCTTGGAAACTATTTTGGGAACAAAGGTGCGTTCAGCGCCGTTGCCTTCAGTCAAAAAGATTTTGTTTGGGATTCCGTGATTAATGTCAAATCCGCAATGTACTTTGGCTTTTTTACTTCCTTTTCTGTAGTTCGCCCAGTGCATTGAAAGGACTGCATTTATGAGACTACCGTCAATGGAAACCAACTCTCCTAACTCGGCGTGTTCACCCGGATGACACTCAAGAGCCTGTTTATAAAGATCCTCAAAGATAAATTGCAGTTGTTCGAGTCCCCTGTGATTGATGGCTTCACAGAAACTACTACGGCTGATACCACCGTCTGGCGCAATATTTTCTTTAGCAAAAACATTCTCCTTGAGATCCTGAATTAAATGTCGGGCAGACTTGTGCTCCTGAAGATGGAAATAAACCAAAGCATTTATCTGGTCTTCGAATGTCATTTTTAAAGGGCGGTCTCCTCGAGATTGTAATTCCGGTGCTTTTGAAAGTGACTTTATCAGAGGGCACCTGAAATTGTCAAAGTTCAGGGACCGTAGTTGTTTTTTAGGGACTGAGATGTGCGTCATTTGAGCTCCTTGAGTTAAATTTTCAAGGCGCACAAAAATTTTTACGCACATTTGTCAACACAAAACAGACTGTTTTTTCAATGATTTTAGATGCTTTTTATATGCAACAACCTAACCGGACACTACTGATTTTGAGTCAGAAAAGGGTGGGTGGCTGTTTCGGGCAGTTTGGGGCAAGGCTTGCCTTGGGCCTTGATCATGGCCATGGCCTTGGCTGTGGCCTCGGGAAATTTACCGGGATGGGCCGTGGACAGGCAGATGATTTTTGTGGCAGTTGAAAATTCAGGCTTCATCAGAAGGGCTCCTGCAATGCCTACGGCGGTATGGGGATCCACAAGGCAGGGACTTGGCCCCCCAAGACAGCGGCCCATAATTTCCAGTGTTTTTTCATCATCAATGGAAATTGCGCAAAAATCTTTTCCCATGGATCGCCTGGTGTCAGGATCAAGCACAACTTTTCCGGTTTTTTCCAATTGTTCCATCCACATTTGAATCTTTTTGCTGTCCCGGCCTGTGGCAAAGTAGAGAAACCGCCAGAAATTATAGGGCAGGACAATATCAATGGCCGAGGAGAGGGTGGAGACCCGGTGGTTTTTTTGAAATATTCCTGTGGAAAAGGCCTGGTAAAGGGTTTTATTGGCATTGACGCTGCAGATGAATTTCGTTACGGGCAGGCCCATGGCCTTGGCCAGATAGCCTGCAAAAAGATTTCCAAATGCCCCTGAGGGGACTGAAAAAACAATGGGGTCACCAATGGCGTCACAGGCTCTGAAATACCCGTAAAAATAATGAATCGACTGGACCATGATCCTGCACCAATTAATGGAGTTGACACTGGACAGGTTTAACTCCTGTTTTATTGCCTTATGACTAAACAGGTTTTCCACCACCCGGTCCAGGTCGTCACCGCCGTCCGGGCAGTTGTCCACCCCCACGGGATAGACATTGGGGGCGTCCAGGCAGGTCATCTGCCGTTCTTGTTCATCCGTGATCATGCCCATGGGAAAAAGGGGCCAGCAGTCAATGGTCTTTTTCCCGGCCGAGGCATGGGCTGCTGCAGGCCCTGTATCTCCGGTGGTGGCCAGGATCAGGTTGAGATGCTCTTTTTTTTGTTGGAGAAAATAATCCATGACCCGGATTAAAAATCCCATGGCAATATCCTTGAACGAGAGGCTGGGCCCGTGGAAAAGCTCCATGATCAGGATGGAGGGATCCAGAGAAGAGGGCACCAGGGGAAGGACTTCTCTCGGGGTAAATTGGGCAAAGCTCTCTTTGACGATTCTTTTTAAGGTCTTCGGGGGAATGATTTTTTCAGGGATGAATCTGGACAGGATCATATGGGCCAGGTCGGTATATGAAAGTTCGGCCATCTGGGAGAGTTGTTTTCGGGAGAACCAGGGCAGGGTGTCCGGAACAAAAAGTCCTTTGTCCCGGGCAAAGCCTGAAAGAATGGCCTCGTCAAATTCCACAGGCTGGCTGCGGCCCAAAGTAGAGATATATTTGATGGTCACCTTTGCCTCCTTTGGGTGGGATCGTAAACTTTTTTGCAGGCTAGAAAACAGGCAGTTCCCCATCCTAAACATAAAAGCCACAAATGGCACCACAGGGGTCTGACATCCTCCAGTGTTGCTCCCAGCTGGTTCAGGGCTAAAAATCCCTGAATGCCGGGGGTGCTGGGAACGAGATTGGACAACCAGACAATGGATTGGGGCAGGCTTTCAAGGGGCCAGATAAATCCTGCACTGAAAACAAGGGGCATGGAGCTGATCAATACCAGGACAATGACGTATTCGGTTGACGGAACAATGATGCCGGTCAATATGCCTGCAAAACAAACTGAAATTAAAAACGGGGTCAGAAAGATCATCAGGTCAAGGGGGCGGGCAAGGCAGCTGATCTGGTAAAAGTTAAAACTCCATCCAAAACAGTATAAACTTAATACCAGGTAGATGGCTGAAAATACCAGGGTCCTTGCCAGAATCAGTTTGAGCCTGCCCGGATTTTTCAAGTTGCCGGTGAGGCCGGGCCTGGTTTTTTTCGGGGTGGCCGTGATAATCCCGGCAGCCATGATCAGGGTCTGGTGGAGCAGGAGGATAAAGACCGCCGGCACAACATAGTGAACATATCCCATGGTGGGGTTAAAGCAGGGTTTGGCATTGATATGAACCGGGGCATATTGGGTCTTGGCCAGAACCATGGGCTCGTGTTTGACCATGTCCATGATTTTTATCTGGGCGCCCAGGGTGGCCTGGGCCTGGGTAATGCCCTGGGCAATGGCACCAAAGACAAGAAAGTATGAGGCATCTCCTGCATAGGCCAGGGTGGGGCTCTTCCCCAGTAAAATATCCTTATAAAAATTGGCGGGAATCACCAGGATGCCCGAGACCTCTTGTTTGAAAAAAAGATCTTTGGCCTGTTCCAGGCTTTGGCAGCGGCTGTGGATTTTTACCTTGTCAGTGGCATCTGCCATCCGTTCGAGCTGATAGCTTAACAGGCTTTTGTCATGGTTAACCACGGCAATGGGCTGTTCTTTGGGCACCTGGTTGGCATAGGGCAAAGGATATAAAAAAGAATAAAAAACAACCCCGCCAAATACCGTGAGCAGGACATAGGAGTTTGAGAAAATTGTTTTGATCTCATTGAGGACCAGGGTTAAAAAATTCATGGTTCAAGTCCTTGGCCGCTCGTGGGGGAAGGGGGTATCTGGGGGCTCTTGGCCTGGCCTTTGATCAAAAGAATCAAAAGGATCAGGACGATGAAAGACCCGGCCAGGGGAAAAAGTTTGATCAAGGACAGATGGGGCGCCACTCCGTAATTTGCCTGGTCGATCTGGACCTCCATATAATGGCTGACCGGCAGCATGGCCCGCCAGGCCATGGCCAGAAAGTTCATGTCCGACTTGGGAAAGGTCACGCCCATAAAGGCAAAGCTTGGTGCTGTAAATACACCGGCAAAGCTCAGGGCCCTGATGGGATCCATGAATAAAAAATAAAAAAGCGCCCCCACGGTCATGCAGGAAAAGACCATGGCTGCCTGGGCCGTAATGAGCATTGTCCAGCTGCCGTGCATGGGCCATCCCAAATATAGATAGAAAAATCCAAGAAAGGTCAGGCCCTGGACGAAGAAAAAGGGAGATAATACTCCCAGAGCCAAAAAAATATTTTTGATTGGTTTTTTTTCAAGAAGGATCAGCAAGGTGTTCTGGCGCATATAGGCTGACAGGGCCAAAATGGTGCCGACCACAATACATATTTGCCAGAGTGCCGGAAGAATGCCTGAAACCAGAAACTGGGCATAGTCTGTGCCCGGATTAAACAGGGCCGTGATCTGGGCGCGGATGGGCACCGCTTCGCCCAGGGCCTGGCTGATATCCGTGTTTCCTTTGGCAAGGTTTTTTCCCGTGCTGATCCCGGCATTCAAGGTGGCCTGGGCCTGGAGCACGGCTGAACTGATTTTTTTCCCAATGAGAATATACTGGGTGTTGTAGAATATGCTGATTTTAGGGGGAAGGTTTTGGTTGATATTTTTTTCCAGGTTTTTGGGGATCACCACATAGGCGTATACACGGCTGCGGACCATGGCCGCTTTGGCCTCTTGGGGGCTTGGAAAATAGGCCGTGACCTTAAGGTCGGGGCTGGCATCGTAATATCGGGCAATTTTCTGGGAAAGAGCCGAGTGGTCCAGATCCACAATGCCCATGGAAAGTTCTCTCACCATTCCCTGGGAAAAAATCATCCAGATTAAAAACCCAATGGACAGGGGCACCCAGGTTAAAAACCCCAGCAGCCATTTGTCCTTTAAAATGACCTGAAAAGGGCTGGGAACGCCCTCAGCTTTGTTTAAGGCCGGAATCATGGGGCAGGTGTTTGAATGTCAACCAGCACAGACATGCCCACGCGCAGATTGTTCACCCGATCCACGGGTCGGGCTTCGACTTCAAAGGTTTTCATATCAAATCCCTTGTTAGGATCTGTGGTGCGCCAGGTGGCAAAATCTCCCATCACCGACACATGGGTGACCTTAAAGGTGATCTCACGGTCAAGGGCGGGAATTCTTGCTGTAAATTTTTTCCCTTTTTGAAATTGGGAAAGCAGGTCTTCTCTGACGTTAAACACGGCCCAGGCATCTTCCATATCAACCACGGTTACCACGGGAAACCCCTGGGGTGCCAATTCCCCTTTTTTGAGCATCACCTGGGAGACCTCGCCTTTGAACCAGCTTTTGATCTTTGTGTCGGCCATATACGCCTGAACTTCAGCCACTGCCCCTGCAGCCATGTTTACCTTTTGGGCTGCGGCCTGTTTGGTCTCTTCCCGGGCCCCTTCCTTGGCCATTTTATACATCTGAAAGGCGGCCTGGTCCGTATATTTTGCAGCCTGCCACTGGGTAAAGGCCTCGTCTTTTTTCTGTTCTGACACCACCCCGTCTTTGAATAAATTATTCACCCGGCCATAGGTTTTTTCCATTAATCTTGATTCGGCCTGGGCCTTTTTCCATTGATCCCGGGCAGCGGAAATCCTTTGATCCCGGGTGCCTTTTTCCGCCTTTTGGGCCAGGGCCCCGGCAGCCATTTCCCCTGCCTTTGCCTGTTTGAGCCGGGCTTGAATTTCAGGGCTGTCCAGGGTGAAAATCAATTGTCCCTGGGTGATCATATCCCCTTTTTTGACAAAGACCTCATGGATGCGTCCCGGGACCTTGGAAGAGATAAAATATTGTTCCGCTTCGATCTGACCCTGCAGCTTTACAGGTTGGGGCTGGTAGGCATGATAAAAACTGATGCCGATCCACACTGCCCCCCCGATGAGGACGGCAGTGGTAAATAAGGTGGATAAGTGTTTTATTGTAATCCTCTGTCTGACAATTATTACAGGTATTGTGAAAATTGGCCCATCTGGTTGCTCAGGGCCAACAATTTGTTCAGGTTCAGCACATAGGTAAATTGGGAGACCAGCTGCTGGGTGGTGATGCCGGCAAGGTATAATTGGGCATCCACCACATCAAGGGAGGTGGACAATCCCAGGGAAAAGGCTTTTTTGCGAAGTTTTAAGTTTTCATTGGCAAGTTCAATGCTTTTGTTTAAGCCGTAATATTCTTCAAGGGCCTGCTGGGCCTGACAATATGTTTTTTCAACCAATACGCTCAGATCGCTTTGGGCCTGGGTTCTCAGCCGTTTGACCTGGGACAGGGCCCGATGGGCCGCCCGGACCTTGTCTTTACGGCCGCCATTGTCAAAAATGGGGATATCGATCCCGGCCCCCAGCATCCATTCGGGTAATATCTGCCCTGTCAGGCTCTCCCGTTCGTATAGGCTGTAATTTCCATAAACAAGCAGGTTGGGGTAATATGCGCTTTGTTCGGCCTTGATAAGGCTTTGGGCCTGTTTTTCTTTTGCATCCAGCAGGGAAAGCCCTGGAAAACTGGCCAGTGTTTTTTCAAGATATTGCTTCAGGGGCTCAAGGTTGCTGTTTGCAAACAAAGGGGTTTCAAGGGTGAAATCGGTCTCGGTCTTGAGCAGCCGGGCCAGGGTAAGTTTGGCAATTTCTATATCCCGTTCGGCTTTTTTACGGTCCACCCGTGCCTTGGAAAGGGAGGCTTCAGCCTGGAGGCGTTCCACCTTTGCAATCTGTCCCTGGGTTTCCAGCTTAAGGGCGGAATCCAGGTGGCTGGCAAGCCCTTTTTCAACGAAGCGCTTGGTGTCAACAACCTGGCGGGTCAGCACCACACTGAAATAAAATTTTGTCAAATCTTCATATTTTGCCTGGTATTTCATTTCCAGCAGGCTTTGGGCTTCATCTGTCCTGCCCTGGGCGGCCGTGATCTTCCAGCCGGTGAAGGCCGGCCATACCGCCCGAATGGAAGAGGTGAATATGTCTTTTTCTTCAAGGGTTGATGTGATGGAGGTCAGCCCCGGGGGGAGAATATGACCTAAAGCGCCGTAGATCGCTCCCAGGGCAGCCTGGCCCTGGGCGCCGGTGCTTTCAATGATCTGGTTTCCGGACACGGTGATATCATCGTCAAGCCGGGTATAATTTCCCGTCAGGTCGACTTTTGGCAGGTCCAGATCCAGGCTTGCCTTGTGCAGGCTTTGATACCGGAAAAGATTTTCCTGGGCCGCCGCAATGGTATCATTTTTTTTTGAACCCTTTGCCAGGCCGAGTCAAAGCTGATGGATTCGGCCCGGGTCTGAACTGAAAAAGCCAGGACGCAGAGGGTTGATGTTAATAAAATTGCGACCTGTTTTACAAGGCCTTGTATTCTAAGTTTAAAAGGCAAAGGGGTTGGGGATAAAATAAGACTGCAGACTAATGGGTTCATCTAAGACTGCAGACTAATGGGTTCATCTAAGACTGCAGACTAATGGGTTCATCGTTGTTTTGACCATATAAAAATAAAACTACTTTATAAGGAAAGGGGTAATGCTTGTCAATACGTTATCCTTGTTCGTTATTCTTTATCGCCTGTTCGGCCTTGCCTGGAACCAAGACCGGGTGGCTGTTTTGCCACCCGGTCCCCGGTTTTATTTTTTATTGCTCTTTCTCCAGATTCCCTGGACCTGGGCTGCCTTGATAAGATCCCCCCTGAAATCAGGATGGGCCAGCCCGATGACGGCTTCGGCCCGCTGCCAGGTGGGAAGCCCGTGCATGCGCACCATGCCGTATTCCGTGACAAGGTAATCCACCATCTGTCTGGGGATGGTGGTAATGGAGCCGGGGGAAAATGTGGGAACGATGCGGGATTTTACATTCCCCTCCTTATCTGTAAATGTGGAGGCAAGACAGATAAAGCTTTTACCGTTTTTGGACCATTGGGAGCCTAGGACAAAATCCCACATTCCGCCGTTGCCCGATATCTGGGTGAACCCGTTGCTTTCTGCATTGACCTGGGAGTAAAGGTCGACCTGCAGGGCATTGTTGATGGATATAAAGTTGTCATGCTGGCTGATGATTTTCGGATCATTGGTATAGGTGACAGGATAGGAAACAACGGCAGGATTGTTGTCCATGAAATCGTACATTCGTTTTGAGCCGATGGCAAAGGTGTAGGCCACCCGGTTCCGGTCAA
It encodes:
- a CDS encoding virulence RhuM family protein, which encodes MYVTTIRVLWNGETSLTENKQIEIYQSEDGQTQIQVRLEKETIWLSQAQMAELFDKNSDTIGLHLKNIYKSGELEQPATTEESSVVRQEGKRQVRRKIKFYNLDAIISVGYRVNSKKGTRFRIWATQRLKEYLVKGYSINQQRFKQNAVELQHAMALIQKAAQSPSMKTDMGRGLVDILSRYTQTFLWLQQYDEGLLKEPEGQTGGKLVNPEDAMDSLLELKKQLKAKGKASDLFANPSHRDSLGAIFGNLDQSVFGQPAYPTIESKAAHLLYFVVKNHPFTDGNKRSGAFLLVDFLHRNGRLLSDAGQPVINDTGLAALTLLVAESDPKQKDTLIKLIMNLLCQNQQIK
- a CDS encoding IS256 family transposase — encoded protein: MTEENTEFDFQKALKGIQEGKPFTGKGGVLTSLIKNLAEAALEGELESHLGQEVSANRRNGKSKKTIKSLDGKFELKTPRDRAGTFSPQIVKKHQTTLSDEIERKIIALYGLGMSYNDMASHLQEIYGLEISNATLSTITDKIIHTVKEWQARPLENVYPIVWLDAIHYKVRENGKVGSKAVYTILGVNIEGRKEVLGLYISENEGANFWLQVLTDLSNRGVKDILIACVDGLKGFPEAIETIFPDTEVQLCVVHQIRNSLKYVGSKNKKEFMADLKRVYKAVNKDLAEEELDILENKWNDKYPIVIKSWRNNWERLSHFFKYPEEIRRIIYTTNTIEAVHRQFRKLTKTKGSFPNQDSLLKLLYMGIQNASKKWTMPVQNWSLTISQLAIFFEGRLDKELGI
- a CDS encoding phosphotransferase, with protein sequence MAKGFIHGDIFWDNLLFDRERLTAILDFEEACQYYFLFDLGMTAVGCCADSQGFDMDKVAWMLKGYQTTLPLGRKEKNQYKIFMIYAAVSAAFWRFRQYNIRYPDQEKKNNYKELAELADQIRTMDQKQFMQIF
- a CDS encoding ISL3 family transposase codes for the protein MSTSFIYHAFGLRDYFYKTTRFIGGIITFELIPKPEAVKCPECNSRSVTRKGIVTRDLRTIPVGSKPVILRTAIQRIWCSFCQFVRQIKLSFAQEGKSYTRAFERYVLELSQFMTIKDIAIHLRISWDTIKQIQKEDLLRRYRNIPLEKVRQIAIDEISIGKGHKYLTIVMDLESGRILHVGEGKGGEALKSFWTKVKISKAKIKAVSIDMSPAYLSAVIENLSGSAIVFDRFHVVKLFNEKLSDFRRKLYNLLANTGQQKLLKGVRWLLLKNPENLSDDKKEAQRLEEALKINQPLLVVYYMKEELRQIWNQKKKETAEKIVSNWINLANISKIPMLMKFAKTLAVHRQRILSYYDYRISTGPLEGTNNKIKTMKRKAYGYRDSEFFRLKLLDLHNKRYALIG
- a CDS encoding IS4 family transposase yields the protein MTHISVPKKQLRSLNFDNFRCPLIKSLSKAPELQSRGDRPLKMTFEDQINALVYFHLQEHKSARHLIQDLKENVFAKENIAPDGGISRSSFCEAINHRGLEQLQFIFEDLYKQALECHPGEHAELGELVSIDGSLINAVLSMHWANYRKGSKKAKVHCGFDINHGIPNKIFLTEGNGAERTFVPKIVSKGQTGVMDRGYQSHKEFDLLQEQGKHFVCRIKTRTTRTIIDNHETPSDSYIFYDALVKLGTPNQNQTKRPVRVVGYKIAGVKYYVATDRHDLTAEQIATIYKLRWTIEDFFKWWKEHLKVYHLIARSEYGLMVQILGGLITYLLLAIHCQKQFNEKVTIKRVRQLRTAILNDLFGCEEQGSHSSNRDNIVKDQKIIEQVKT
- the thrC gene encoding threonine synthase, whose translation is MTIKYISTLGRSQPVEFDEAILSGFARDKGLFVPDTLPWFSRKQLSQMAELSYTDLAHMILSRFIPEKIIPPKTLKRIVKESFAQFTPREVLPLVPSSLDPSILIMELFHGPSLSFKDIAMGFLIRVMDYFLQQKKEHLNLILATTGDTGPAAAHASAGKKTIDCWPLFPMGMITDEQERQMTCLDAPNVYPVGVDNCPDGGDDLDRVVENLFSHKAIKQELNLSSVNSINWCRIMVQSIHYFYGYFRACDAIGDPIVFSVPSGAFGNLFAGYLAKAMGLPVTKFICSVNANKTLYQAFSTGIFQKNHRVSTLSSAIDIVLPYNFWRFLYFATGRDSKKIQMWMEQLEKTGKVVLDPDTRRSMGKDFCAISIDDEKTLEIMGRCLGGPSPCLVDPHTAVGIAGALLMKPEFSTATKIICLSTAHPGKFPEATAKAMAMIKAQGKPCPKLPETATHPFLTQNQ